The proteins below come from a single Oncorhynchus tshawytscha isolate Ot180627B linkage group LG22, Otsh_v2.0, whole genome shotgun sequence genomic window:
- the brpf1 gene encoding peregrin isoform X3: MGLDFDVKTFCHNLRATKPPYECPVETCRKVYKSYSGIEYHLYHYDHDNPTPAQGMPQKKRKGRPPRMSLVGTGDGEGGLGKGGGPGQAGNTPGSPNQSEHSHSPGRETMTYAQAQRMVELEIHGHIHRISIFENIDVVSEDDSEAEDPPSSGGGGGGLCNGGDSGGGGSEVGGKDRPDTPAANGGKATPKSGKHKSKEKKKEGSSHHHSASSGPAVKLPEVVYRELDQERPDAPTRQSSYYRYIDKSVEELDEEVEYDIDEEDYIWLDIMNDKRRSDGVTPIPQEVFEYLMDRLEKESYFESHNKTDPSALIDEDAVCCICNDGECQNSNVILFCDMCNLAVHQECYGVPYIPEGQWLCRRCLQSPSRAVDCALCPNKGGAFKQTDDARWAHVVCALWIPEVCFANTVFLEPIDSIEHIPPARWKLTCYICKQRGSGACIQCHKANCYTAFHVTCAQQAGLYMKMEPVRETGANGTSFSVRKTAYCDIHTPPGLARPLGGVGGASMGSSHSEGELEEDDEPSIGHDDDTKGWSSERAKRAKAKSRLKMKRARKILAEKRNAAPVVSVPCIPPHRLSKITSNLTVPRKSQFMQRLHSYWTLKRQSRNGVPLLRRLQTHLQSQRNTEQLQPQPQAPQSQVTTRDSEENNLALKEQLKAWQRLRHDLERARLLVELIRKREKLKRETIKVQQMALEMQLTPFLVLLRNTLEQLQDRDTSNFFTEPVPLAEVPDYLDHIERPMDFQTMWNLLEAHRYLSFEAFEADFGLIVNNCLKYNAKDTVFYRAALRLREMGGAVIRTARRQAERIGLDYDTGMHLPREPSPDSQRDRERDRDQERERDRDQERERDGDGDRPLSSNEDDLLLPENRRRLPLEEQLCFLQARFDEVSSGKHSIGRSRRAKALRKEMTVIKRKLAHQREGGSGMGGRDSGGGGDRGPSLPHHPSSTGRHDEGEESSSQEISGKDLSASSSALAPEVGRRTSVLFSKKNPKMAGPPKRPGRPPKNRDAGHGGAGVSPSPIGPPQLALLSPPRQRKRPHSSSSSESDSDIDNLLPSLPTNGFGGANQPVTESFRVYRNERSLPRSSSDSESTSSSSSSAASDRTSTTPSKQGRGKQSFSRSAFQEDSSEETSGTENDSYSVGGSRSVSHLGWGRGRSGCRTPSDDYSSLDALDLVWAKCRGYPSYPALIIDPKMPSEGVFHRGVPIPVPPLDVLKLGEQMTQEAREHLFLVLFFDNKRTWQWLPRSKLVPLGVDRELDKEKMLEGRKSNIRKSVQVAYHRAMQHRNKVQGDPSSDTSDSD; the protein is encoded by the exons ATGGGGCTGGACTTTGACGTGAAGACTTTCTGCCACAACCTCCGAGCCACCAAGCCCCCTTACGAGTGCCCAGTGGAGACCTGTCGCAAGGTCTACAAGAGCTACAGCGGCATTGAGTACCACCTCTACCATTACGACCATGACAACCCCACGCCTGCACAGGGCATGCCCCAGAAGAAGAGGAAGGGGCGCCCCCCTCGCATGTCCCTGGTGGGGACCGGGgacggggagggagggctgggaaaGGGAGGTGGGCCAGGGCAGGCAGGGAACACCCCTGGGAGTCCTAATCAGTCAGagcactcccactccccaggcaGGGAGACGATGACCTATGCCCAGGCCCAGCGCATGGTGGAGCTGGAGATCCATGGACACATCCACCGCATCAGCATTTTTGAGAACATTGACGTGGTATCGGAGGATGACAGTGAGGCCGAGGACCCTCCATCCTCGGGCGGAGGTGGGGGAGGGTTGTGTAATGGGGGCGACAGcgggggaggagggagtgaggtggGGGGCAAGGACAGACCAGACACCCCTGCTGCTAATGGGGGGAAGGCAACACCTAAGTCCGGGAAGCACAAGAgtaaagagaagaagaaggagggatcGTCACACCACCACAGCGCTTCCTCTGGCCCAGCAGTCAAGCTGCCTGAGGTGGTGTACAGAGAGCTTGACCAGGAGAGGCCCGACGCACCCACACGACAGTCATCTTattacag GTACATAGATAAGTCGGTGGAGGAGTTGGATGAAGAGGTGGAATATGACATTGATGAGGAGGACTATATCTGGCTGGACATCATGAATGACAAGCGGCGTAGTGACGGGGTGACGCCCATCCCCCAGGAGGTGTTTGAGTATCTCATGGACCGGCTGGAGAAGGAGTCCTACTTCGAGAGCCACAACAAG ACGGACCCCAGCGCCCTGATCGACGAGGACGCCGTCTGCTGCATCTGTAACGACGGCGAGTGTCAGAACAGCAACGTGATCCTGTTCTGTGACATGTGTAACCTGGCCGTGCACCAGGAGTGTTACGGCGTGCCCTACATCCCTGAGGGCCAGTGGCTGTGTCGCCGCTGCCTGCAGTCCCCCAGCCGCGCCGTCGACTGTGCCCTCTGCCCCAACAAGGGTGGGGCCTTTAAACAGACGGACGATGCACGCTGGGCACACGTGGTGTGTGCCCTCTGGATCCCcgag gtgtgtttTGCCAACACAGTCTTCCTGGAGCCCATTGACAGCATCGAGCACATCCCCCCGGCGCGCTGGAAGCTCACCTGCTACATCTGCAAGCAGCGCGGCTCAGGGGCCTGCATTCAGTGCCACAAGGCCAACTGCTATACAGCCTTCCACGTGACCTGTGCCCAGCAGGCCGGCCTCTACATGAAGATGGAGCCCGTCAGGGAGACCGGCGCCAATGGCACCTCATTCAGCGTCCGCAAGACCGCCTACTGCGACATCCACACCCCGCCCGGTTTAGCACGCCCACTCggaggggtgggaggggctaGCATGGGCTCCTCCCACAGTGAAGGCGAGCTGGAAGAGGACGATGAGCCCAGTATAGGTCACGATGACGACACCAAGGGCTGGAGCTCAGAGCGGGCAAAGAGGGCCAAGGCCAAGTCCAGACTGAAGATGAAGAGAGCCAGGAAGATACTGGCTGAGAAGAGGAACGCTGCGCCTGTGGTGTCTGTGCCCTGTATACCCCCACACAg GCTCAGTAAGATCACCAGTAACCTGACAGTGCCCAGGAAGAGTCAGTTTATGCAGCGACTGCACAGTTATTGGACCCTGAAGAGGCAGAGCCGGAATGGTGTCCCTCTGCTGCGCCGGCTCCAGACCCACCTGCAGTCACAGCGCAACACGGAGCAGCTACAGCCGCAGCCGCAGGCGCCACAGTCGCAGGTTACCACG AGGGACAGTGAGGAGAATAACTTGGCTCTGAAGGAGCAGTTGAAGGCATGGCAGAGACTGAGACATGACCTGGAGAGGGCCAGACTACTGGTGGAGCTCATCCGCAAGAGAGAGAAACTcaagagggagaca atCAAGGTGCAGCAGATGGCGCTAGAGATGCAGCTGACTCCCTTCCTGGTCCTGCTGAGGAACACACTGGAacagctacaggacagagacaccAGCAACTTCTTCACTGAGCCTGTCCCCCTGGCCGAG GTGCCAGACTACCTGGACCACATCGAGAGGCCCATGGACTTCCAGACCATGTGGAACCTACTAGAGGCTCACCGCTACCTCAGCTTTGAAGCCTTTGAGGCAGACTTCGGCCTCATCGTCAACAATTGCCTCAAATACAACGCCAAGGACACAGTGTTCTACCGCGCTGCTCTGCGCCTCCGGGAGATGGGTGGGGCTGTGATCAGGACTGCCCGCAGACAGGCAGAGCGAATCGGCTTGGACTATGACACAGGTATGCACCTCCCTCGAGAGCCCAGCCCGGACAGCCaacgtgacagagagagggacagggaccaggaacgagagagggacagggaccaGGAACGAGAGAGGGACGGAGACGGAGACAGGCCGCTCTCTTCCAATGAGGATG ACCTGCTCTTACCAGAGAACCGGCGGAGGCTGCCATTGGAGGAGCAGCTGTGTTTCCTTCAGGCGCGCTTTGATGAGGTCAGCTCAGGGAAGCACAGCATTGGTCGGTCGCGGCGTGCCAAAGCCCTGAGGAAAGAAATGACGGTCATCAAGAGGAAACTTGcccaccagagagagggaggctcgGGCATGGGGGGCAGGGACTCAGGGGGCGGGGGGGACAGGGGACCATCCCTCCCCCATCACCCCTCATCCACGGGACGCCACGACGAGGGGGAAGAGAGCAGCAGTCAGGAGATCAGTGGCAAGG atttAAGTGCATCGTCCTCGGCTCTAGCTCCAGAGGTGGGACGTCgtacctctgtcctcttctccaAGAAGAACCCCAAAATGGCCGGACCCCCCAAGAGGCCGGGCCGTCCCCCTAAGAACAGAGACGCTGGACACGGAGGGGCAGGGGTGAGCCCCAGTCCAATAGGTCCCCCTCAGCTGGCCCTCTTGTCTCCCCCTCGGCAGAGGAAGAGACCCCACAGCAGCTCCAGCTCCGAGAGCGACAGTGATATCGACAACCTCCTCCCGA GCCTGCCCACTAACGGTTTTGGCGGGGCCAACCAGCCGGTGACTGAGAGTTTTCGGGTGTACAGGAACGAGAGGAGCCTTCCTCGATCCAGCTCTGACTCTGAatccaccagcagcagcagcagtagtgctGCCTCTGACAGAACCAG TACCACTCCGTCTAAGCAGGGCCGGGGGAAGCAGTCGTTCTCTCGTTCAGCCTTCCAGGAGGACAGCAGTGAGGAGACATCAGGGACAGAAAACGACTCCTACTCTGTGGGAGGGTCACGCAGTGTCTCACACT TAGGGTGGGGCCGGGGCCGATCAGGTTGTAGGACGCCATCAGATGACTACTCTTCCCTTGATGCTCTGGACCTGGTGTGGGCCAAGTGTAGAGGCTACCCTTCATACCCTGCTTTG ATCATAGATCCTAAAATGCCCAGTGAGGGGGTATTCCACAGAGGGGTTCCTATCCCCGTGCCCCCTCTGGATGTCCTGAAGCTGGGGGAGCAGATGACCCAAGAGGCCCGGGAACACCTCTTCCTGGTACTCTTTTTCGACAACAAGAGAACCTG gCAGTGGCTGCCGCGTTCTAAGCTGGTTCCTCTGGGGGTGGACCGGGAGCTGGACAAggagaagatgctggagggaagGAAGTCCAACATCCGCAAGTCAGTGCAGGTGGCCTACCACCGCGCCATGCAGCATCGCAACAAGGTCCAGGGAGACCCCAGCAGCGACACCAGCGACAGCGACTGA